One Colias croceus chromosome 7, ilColCroc2.1 genomic window carries:
- the LOC123692956 gene encoding uncharacterized protein LOC123692956, whose amino-acid sequence MVRDKKSPHKTDSQKSSTNLVGKFTQSVRRIVQDVKDEGASSGQTKEEVIETNERLRAVRIRLDENYDTAKKALVTLMARYSESKAQRNIFTRYTLLKAMIKDVIRLETQYWSLVDIPKQEKAETVPAFVLRACAIMEKTQKSGEGVKTSAKLAEEAADKRERLERLSDMTTSQIEAENTQMTNDLYRLLKKYTGLRNLIRELKKDYVSSKVYPMFPRYTMLKDMIKDIMHDPDYMEVCHEVDP is encoded by the exons CCTCCACTAACTTGGTCGGGAAGTTCACTCAAAGCGTTCGTCGCATTGTACAAGATGTTAAGGACGAGGGTGCCTCTA GCGGGCAGACGAAAGAAGAAGTAATAGAAACAAACGAGCGTCTACGGGCAGTGCGCATACGGCTCGATGAAAATTACGACACAGCCAAGAAAGCTCTCGTTACATTGATGGCCAGGTACAGTGAATCCAAGGCACAGAGGAATATCTTCACGCGCTACACACTTCTCAAGGCTATGATTAAG GATGTTATACGCTTAGAGACGCAATACTGGTCTCTAGTGGACATTCCGAAGCAGGAAAAAGCTGAAACCGTACCAGCATTTGTGCTGCGTGCGTGTGCCATCATGGAGAAAACTCAGAAGTCTGGTGAGGGGGTTAAAACTTCTGCCAAGCTCGCTGAGGAGGCTGCCGACAAACGGGAACGTCTGGAAAGACTTAGCG atATGACAACATCTCAAATAGAAGCCGAAAATACCCAAATGACGAATGATTTATATCGACTTCTGAAGAAATATACGGGCCTTAGGAATTTGATCAGAGAACTAAAG AAAGACTACGTAAGTTCCAAAGTATATCCAATGTTTCCACGATACACAATGCTCAAGGACATGATAAAGGATATCATGCACGATCCCGACTACATGGAGGTTTGCCACGAGGTGGACCCATAG